Proteins co-encoded in one Leptospira levettii genomic window:
- a CDS encoding tetratricopeptide repeat protein — protein MNPFFSLIREAKQLEEEKDFTRAFNLYAESEAYTKDESALIKIKAKKAWCLYSVGNPKETETVFQDIIQNYPSHPLSITVYSRYLIKLKKFKSAKVLLQKSILQFPSYLENYLLLASLLKDMERSEEAIEVLKQALSQEHLSNGRGIDRKDIWAELGSLYFSRGDFNSALASLKKSLKMVEPEEFLHYDLLALCYLDAEDPENALSSIRTHIEYCKEIDPETLIILARAHCRLGKLDEAANNLIQAYSIEDSLYLKAADFIDFAPLLRNGFFTTLENIEWEDP, from the coding sequence ATGAATCCTTTTTTTTCTCTGATCCGTGAAGCAAAACAATTGGAAGAGGAAAAGGATTTTACACGGGCTTTCAATTTGTATGCAGAGAGTGAAGCCTATACAAAAGACGAATCCGCTCTCATTAAAATCAAAGCGAAAAAAGCTTGGTGTTTGTATTCGGTTGGTAATCCAAAAGAAACAGAAACTGTTTTCCAAGACATCATCCAAAACTATCCATCCCACCCCTTAAGTATTACCGTTTATTCACGTTATCTCATTAAATTAAAAAAATTTAAATCGGCAAAGGTATTACTCCAAAAAAGTATACTCCAATTCCCATCTTACCTAGAAAACTACCTCCTTCTCGCTTCTCTACTAAAGGATATGGAACGATCCGAGGAAGCGATTGAAGTTTTGAAACAAGCATTGTCCCAGGAACATCTGAGTAATGGTCGTGGGATTGATCGCAAAGACATCTGGGCAGAACTTGGCTCTTTGTATTTTTCAAGAGGAGACTTCAACTCTGCCCTTGCCTCTTTGAAAAAATCATTAAAAATGGTGGAACCGGAAGAATTCCTACACTACGACTTACTAGCGTTATGTTATTTGGATGCTGAAGATCCGGAAAATGCCCTCTCTTCCATACGTACCCATATTGAATACTGTAAGGAAATAGATCCTGAAACTCTTATCATTCTTGCTCGGGCACATTGCCGTTTAGGAAAGTTGGATGAAGCAGCAAATAACCTAATCCAAGCTTATTCCATAGAAGATTCGTTATATTTAAAAGCAGCTGATTTTATTGATTTTGCACCACTACTTAGAAATGGTTTTTTTACAACTTTGGAGAATATTGAATGGGAAGATCCATAA